In Neodiprion pinetum isolate iyNeoPine1 chromosome 6, iyNeoPine1.2, whole genome shotgun sequence, one genomic interval encodes:
- the LOC124222002 gene encoding endoplasmic reticulum aminopeptidase 2 isoform X1 — MPPPAALRQDSEAIRMDSLGKTSASRPPGQNGNANTEIPGNSGDSNTGLHKRSIYEQNGVAVCSQKRALCIATVVFAILFAVSLIIAFAGPQNDCPCAGEKPANLEAEDEGDDGGPFATNGEVFPWNNVRLPTFAHPTRYNITIHPNLTTLEVKGQVTIEFYVDKETNFIVFHSKNLTINEKMIQDRKGHRLKISQLLEYPKHQQLYLELEESKFRKRGNYTVHLRFTSKLGNELEGFYLSSYVTADGDKRHLATTHFEPTYARSAFPCFDEPQFKAKFKMSIFRDRFHIALCNMPVVNTEDAGFYMGTGLLRDDFQESVEMSTYLVAFVVCDYKRVTEMTSRNVSVSVYAPEAMLPQAQFAVKTAAKIMDYFEAYFGIHYPLPKQDLIAIPDFAAGAMENWGLITYRETSILYDPEETSTAAHQWVAIVVAHELAHQWFGNLVTMKWWNDLWLNEGVASFLEHKGVDHVAPEWGMMNQFILDKTQSALHLDALASSHPISVPVKDPSEIEAIFDTISYNKGAAILYMLEEFLLEEVMKKGLNDYLNTHKYGNADTNDLWAVFTKHANHSFDVKSIMDTWTQQMGFPLITISREGNAILATQKRLLLSPRENDTDLLTPKSPFDYKWYVPLSYYTNLQPRVTTNVWMNLTDVSFEVPPAVEWIKVNVNQTGFYRVNYSEDMWTSIITTLHNNHTVFTPADRASLIDDAFTLCRAGILNATIPLKLSLYLLNERDFVPWSTAIEHLESWSKMMSETAGFKKYIAFMKTLLGPVTAYVGLNDTGSYSTRLLRSNVLEAALIANIEGVVKPAKLLFKNWMEKGTRIPPNLRDLVYAAGIKYGGEKDWNYCWNMYKKTQIPSEKVILLKSLGQSMDPWILQRFLLASLDREEIRPQDVEPVIAVVAHNPEGQFLAWRHLKAYWPRFQTMFGNGTFTLSGFITVVTSTFCTEYDLQEVSEYFKKVEVGSGQRALEQSLETIRLNIHWVKENAETINQWLHNYLKIDKS, encoded by the exons atgCCGCCTCCAGCCGCGTTGAGGCAGGATTCCGAGGCAATTCGCATGGACTCCCTCGGGAAAACTTCCGCTTCTAGACCTCCGGGCCAGAACGGAAATGCGAACACGGAAATACCGGGAAACTCAG GGGACAGCAACACCGGGCTGCACAAACGGAGCATATATGAGCAAAATGGAGTTGCCGTGTGTTCGCAAAAGAGAGCATTGTGCATCGCGACTGTCGTCTTTGCAATCCTCTTCGCCGTATCTCTCATAATCGCTTTCGCCGGTCCGCAAAACG ACTGTCCTTGTGCCGGAGAAAAACCAGCGAATCTTGAGGCTGAGGATGAGGGCGACGACGGCGGTCCCTTCGCTACCAATGGAGAG GTGTTCCCGTGGAACAACGTCAGGCTGCCGACTTTTGCCCATCCAACGAGGTACAACATCACGATTCACCCAAATCTAACGACACTGGAAGTTAAGG GCCAAGTCACCATCGAATTCTACGTCGACAAAGAGACCAATTTCATCGTCTTCCAtagtaaaaatttgacaataaaTGAAAAG ATGATCCAGGACCGCAAGGGTCACCGCCTCAAGATTTCTCAACTATTAGAATACCCGAAACACCAACAGCTTTACTTAGAATTAGAGGAGAGTAAATTTCGCAAGAGAGGAAATTATACAGTGCACCTCAGGTTCACTTCCAAGCTCGGGAATGAGCTCGAAGGTTTCTATCTCAGCAGCTACGTTACGGCGGATGGGGATAAGAG GCATTTAGCAACGACGCACTTCGAGCCGACTTACGCAAGATCCGCATTCCCCTGTTTTGACGAGCCTCAATTCAAGGCAAAGTTCAAAATGTCCATATTTCGGGACAGGTTTCACATAGCTCTGTGCAACATGCCCGTCGTCAATACCGAGGACGCCGGATTTTACATGGGAACCGGGCTG CTCCGGGACGACTTCCAAGAGTCGGTCGAAATGTCGACGTACCTCGTCGCTTTCGTGGTCTGCGATTACAAACGGGTCACCGAGATGACCTCGAGAAACGTTTCCGTCAGCGTTTACGCACCGGAAGCGATGCTGCCGCAAGCCCAGTTCGCCGTTAAAACAGCGGCGAAAATAATGGACTATTTCGAGGCTTACTTCGGGATCCATTACCCGCTTCCTAAGCAGG ACCTGATAGCGATACCCGACTTCGCCGCGGGCGCGATGGAAAACTGGGGCCTGATAACCTACAGGGAAACTTCGATCCTCTACGACCCGGAAGAAACGTCGACCGCGGCTCACCAATGGGTCGCCATCGTCGTTGCCCACGAGTTGGCTCATCAGTGGTTCGGCAACTTGGTCACGATGAAGTGGTGGAACGATTTGTGGCTAAACGAGGGCGTCGCTAGCTTCCTCGAGCACAAGGGCGTCGACCACGTCGCTCCCGAATGGGGGATGATGAACCAATTCATCCTCGACAAGACCCAGTCCGCCCTTCACCTCGACGCCCTGGCCAGCAGCCACCCGATCAGCGTCCCGGTAAAAGACCCCTCGGAGATCGAGGCCATATTCGACACCATAAGCTACAACAAGGGGGCCGCGATTCTCTACATGCTGGAGGAGTTTCTCCTTGAGGAGGTCATGAAGAAGGGGCTCAACGACTACCTCAACACCCACAAATACGGGAACGCTGACACCAACGATTTGTGGGCCGTTTTCACCAAGCATGCGAATCACTCTTTCGATGTCAAG AGCATAATGGACACCTGGACCCAGCAAATGGGCTTTCCGCTGATAACGATCAGTCGCGAGGGCAACGCGATACTCGCTACTCAAAAACGACTGCTTCTATCACCTCGTGAGAACGACACCGATCTGTTGACGCCGAAATCGCCGTTCGACTACAAGTGGTACGTTCCGCTGAGCTATTACACGAACTTGCAGCCCCGAGTGACGACGAACGTTTGGATGAACCTGACAGACG TGTCCTTCGAAGTTCCTCCGGCGGTGGAATGGATCAAGGTTAACGTTAATCAGACAGGATTTTACCGGGTGAATTACTCCGAAGATATGTGGACCTCGATAATCACGACGCTTCACAACAACCACACCGTTTTCACACCCGCCGATCGAGCCAGCCTCATAGACGACGCTTTCACCCTCTGCAGGGCCGGGATTTTGAACGCGACTATCCCTCTGAAGCTCTCGCTCTACCTCTTGAACGAGCGCGACTTCGTCCCTTGGTCCACGGCCATCGAGCACTTGGAGTCCTGGTCCAAGATGATGAGCGAGACCGCTGGCTTCAAAAAGTACATCGCGTTCATGAAGACGTTGTTGGGACCCGTAACCGCGTACGTTGGTCTCAACGACACGGGATCCTATTCGACCAG GCTGCTTCGGAGCAACGTTCTTGAGGCAGCGTTAATCGCGAACATCGAGGGTGTGGTTAAGCCGGCAAAACTGTTGTTCAAGAACTGGATGGAAAAGGGTACTCGGATACCGCCGAATCTTCGAGACCTCGTTTACGCCgctg GGATAAAATACGGCGGGGAAAAGGATTGGAACTACTGCTGGAACATGTACAAGAAAACGCAGATTCCGAGCGAAAAGGTCATCCTTTTGAAGTCGCTCGGTCAGTCTATGGATCCGTGGATCCTGCAACGTTTCTTGCTCGCATCCCTTGACAGGGAGGAAATCAGGCCGCAGGATGTCGAACCCGTAATTGCCGTCGTCGCCCATAATCCGGAGGGCCAATTCCTCGCGTGGCGACATCTCAAAGCGTACTGGCCCAGATTTCAGACCATGTTCGGCAACGGCACCTTCACTCTCAGCGGATTCATTACAGTTGTTACTTCAACGTTCTGCACCGAGTACGATCTCCAGGAG GTTTCGGAGTATTTCAAAAAGGTTGAAGTGGGCAGCGGCCAGCGAGCCTTGGAACAGAGCTTGGAGACTATAAGATTGAATATTCACTGGGTGAAGGAAAACGCGGAGACCATCAATCAGTGGCTGcacaattatttgaaaatcgataaaaGCTAG
- the LOC124220973 gene encoding high affinity copper uptake protein 1, with the protein MHSMSFHFGVEETILFDGWVTSNWQGIVGSVVGITLLAAIYEGLKNYRDYLFVNASALHQGNGKCPPKQPSMSSGIHLFQTILHMIQIIVGYFLMLIFMTYNVWLCIAVTVGGGFGYWLFAWRKASSDITDCCN; encoded by the exons ATGCACTCT ATGTCATTCCATTTCGGCGTCGAGGAGACCATCCTCTTCGACGGCTGGGTAACGTCGAACTGGCAGGGTATCGTAGGTTCGGTGGTTGGAATTACCCTCTTGGCCGCCATCTACGAGGGTCTCAAGAATTACCG CGATTACCTGTTTGTCAACGCGTCCGCGCTTCATCAGGGAAATGGGAAATGTCCACCCAAACA GCCATCGATGTCCTCTGGAATCCATCTCTTCCAAACGATCCTGCATATGATACAAATCATCGTGGGTTACTTCCTCATGCTGATTTTCATGACTTACAATGTCTGGCTCTGTATCGCCGTCACCGTAGGTGGTGGTTTTGGTTATTGGCTATTCGCATGGAGAAAGGCCAGCAGTGACATTACCGATTGCTGCAATTAG
- the LOC124222346 gene encoding sodium-dependent nutrient amino acid transporter 1-like, with the protein MASSLKSIEDESRPSASQSSSDANVFEEVEAEDSRKSFESRTSARLEKLTGTKEKKVTDGVWQSYYHCLVALVMATDIRYWTPDWYQNAPTQGLLAIHFILVMVFIHLPINYMEMFVAQYTKEPPINLWKICPIFLGYCYALIAYSILQSWLDTVFCGRNLLYLIEAVFDQAPWLRCASGLGAKCLVVTSETKLSKDCKVDKNTTLFSCPDRGTFDFSAQHWFKSRYKVNSSTGRPPLDTQWKLVLCSIAHWLIVTLSAARTIYKFGTAIYCIAIAVLVFMLLELSYILYKVDLTALIRIAFGPTRLADFVNKEFWAVAYIGTIWRAHVTTPPLTMSFVARVDSKFSIAWCAIIVSFATFFLVLFKTTTRGALRRLIADALNVDPDLLTLNSGSSGLALIPQHLGTLPMPLMWTFYWFAMRYAVLWLQSTMVVEAILENFFLKNNVRKEFRIYFIGLYCVTACIINVVIVIEQSALPSLNLIYSSIIFTGFTFMPLVESIFILLIYGLGVFIDDVHFMYGSPPSFFWRFCWKLLPFMLLSLYVASLVTELKNGVTSLGTPFLLLKAALIAIIPVFAVKQITYAVYTENLTYLFNPVFDWGPRDKEVRKARKQFNPKTDIRSQPERTVNYVKPRSSIRALSIE; encoded by the exons ATGGCATCGTCTTTGAAATCTATAGAAGATGAATCAAGACCGTCTGCCTCGCAGAGCTCATCAGATGCCAACGTATTTGAAGAGGTTGAAGCTGAAGACTCGCGGAAATCTTTCGAGTCGAGAACCTCGGCTAGACTCGAAAAGCTCACGGGCACTAAAGAGAAG AAAGTTACCGATGGTGTCTGGCAGTCGTACTACCACTGCTTGGTTGCACTCGTGATGGCCACTGACATTCGTTACTGGACCCCTGACTGGTACCAGAATGCACCCACTCAag GATTACTAGCCATTCACTTTATTTTGGTAATGGTGTTTATACACCTGCCTATCAACTACATGGAAATGTTCGTGGCACAATACACGAAGGAGCCTCCGATTAACCTTTGGAAGATATGCCCAATCTTCCTCG GCTACTGCTACGCTCTCATCGCATATTCGATTCTACAATCGTGGTTGGACACGGTCTTCTGTGGCCGTAACTTACTCTACCTGATAGAAGCCGTCTTTGACCAAGCCCCCTGGCTCAGATGTGCCTCAGGACTGGGCGCGAAGTGCCTAGTCGTGACTAGCGAGACTAAGCTGTCCAAAGACTGCAAAGTTGACAAAAATACCACTCTGTTCTCGTGCCCGGACCGAGGGACCTTCGACTTCTCGGCTCAGCATTGGTTCAA ATCTCGCTACAAGGTGAATTCCAGCACCGGTCGTCCGCCTCTGGACACACAGTGGAAGCTCGTTCTGTGCTCCATTGCTCACTGGCTGATCGTGACGTTGAGCGCCGCGCGAACCATCTACAAGTTCGGGACG GCGATATACTGCATAGCCATTGCCGTGCTGGTCTTCATGCTGCTCGAATTAAGCTACATCCTGTACAAGGTGGACTTGACCGCTCTAATACGAATAGCATTCGGACCCACGCGTCTCGCGGACTTTGTGAACAAAGAG TTTTGGGCTGTTGCATACATCGGGACGATATGGCGTGCCCACGTGACGACGCCGCCTCTGACGATGAGCTTCGTAGCTCGAGTAGACTCGAAGTTCAGCATCGCTTGGTGCGCAATTATTGTCAGCTTCGCTACCTTCTTTCTCGTCTTGTTTAAAACCACCACCCGCGGAGCGCTGAGGCGTCTGATTGCCGACGCGTTGAACGTCGACCCTGATCTTCTAACGCTGAACA GCGGAAGCAGTGGACTGGCCCTGATACCCCAGCACCTTGGCACATTGCCGATGCCACTTATGTGGACGTTTTATTGGTTCGCGATGCGATACGCCGTTCTTTGGCTCCAGTCC ACAATGGTGGTTGAGGCTATTCTTGAGAACTTCTTCCTGAAGAACAACGTTAGGAAGGAATTTCGCATCTACTTTATCGGTCTGTACTGCGTCACGGCCTGCATCATCAacgtcgtcatcgtcattgAG caatCCGCCTTGCCATCATTGAACCTCATCTACTCCAGCATCATCTTTACTGGTTTTACCTTCATGCCGTTGGTGgaatcgatttttattctaCTCATTTACGGTCTCGGTGTCTTCATCGACGACGTTCACTTCATGTACGGATCCCCGCCATCGTTCTTCTGGCGTTTCTGTTGGAAACTTCTTCCCTTCATGTTGCTG TCACTGTACGTGGCCTCTCTTGTCACGGAATTAAAAAATGGCGTTACATCACTCGGCACACCCTTCTTGCTACTGAAAGCAGCTTTGATCGCAATAATTCCGGTATTTGCAGTGAAGCAAATTACGTACGCTGTGTACACCGAG AATCTGACGTACCTATTCAACCCCGTCTTTGACTGGGGTCCCCGTGACAAGGAGGTGCGCAAGGCGAGGAAGCAATTCAATCCAAAAACTGATATCCGTTCTCAGCCGGAACGCACCGTCAATTACGTGAAACCTCGCAGCTCGATACGTGCATTAAGCATAGAATAG
- the LOC124222002 gene encoding endoplasmic reticulum aminopeptidase 2 isoform X2: MSEQDVDDVAFLTGDSNTGLHKRSIYEQNGVAVCSQKRALCIATVVFAILFAVSLIIAFAGPQNDCPCAGEKPANLEAEDEGDDGGPFATNGEVFPWNNVRLPTFAHPTRYNITIHPNLTTLEVKGQVTIEFYVDKETNFIVFHSKNLTINEKMIQDRKGHRLKISQLLEYPKHQQLYLELEESKFRKRGNYTVHLRFTSKLGNELEGFYLSSYVTADGDKRHLATTHFEPTYARSAFPCFDEPQFKAKFKMSIFRDRFHIALCNMPVVNTEDAGFYMGTGLLRDDFQESVEMSTYLVAFVVCDYKRVTEMTSRNVSVSVYAPEAMLPQAQFAVKTAAKIMDYFEAYFGIHYPLPKQDLIAIPDFAAGAMENWGLITYRETSILYDPEETSTAAHQWVAIVVAHELAHQWFGNLVTMKWWNDLWLNEGVASFLEHKGVDHVAPEWGMMNQFILDKTQSALHLDALASSHPISVPVKDPSEIEAIFDTISYNKGAAILYMLEEFLLEEVMKKGLNDYLNTHKYGNADTNDLWAVFTKHANHSFDVKSIMDTWTQQMGFPLITISREGNAILATQKRLLLSPRENDTDLLTPKSPFDYKWYVPLSYYTNLQPRVTTNVWMNLTDVSFEVPPAVEWIKVNVNQTGFYRVNYSEDMWTSIITTLHNNHTVFTPADRASLIDDAFTLCRAGILNATIPLKLSLYLLNERDFVPWSTAIEHLESWSKMMSETAGFKKYIAFMKTLLGPVTAYVGLNDTGSYSTRLLRSNVLEAALIANIEGVVKPAKLLFKNWMEKGTRIPPNLRDLVYAAGIKYGGEKDWNYCWNMYKKTQIPSEKVILLKSLGQSMDPWILQRFLLASLDREEIRPQDVEPVIAVVAHNPEGQFLAWRHLKAYWPRFQTMFGNGTFTLSGFITVVTSTFCTEYDLQEVSEYFKKVEVGSGQRALEQSLETIRLNIHWVKENAETINQWLHNYLKIDKS, translated from the exons ATGAGTGAACAGGACGTCGATGATGTTGCCTTCTTGACAG GGGACAGCAACACCGGGCTGCACAAACGGAGCATATATGAGCAAAATGGAGTTGCCGTGTGTTCGCAAAAGAGAGCATTGTGCATCGCGACTGTCGTCTTTGCAATCCTCTTCGCCGTATCTCTCATAATCGCTTTCGCCGGTCCGCAAAACG ACTGTCCTTGTGCCGGAGAAAAACCAGCGAATCTTGAGGCTGAGGATGAGGGCGACGACGGCGGTCCCTTCGCTACCAATGGAGAG GTGTTCCCGTGGAACAACGTCAGGCTGCCGACTTTTGCCCATCCAACGAGGTACAACATCACGATTCACCCAAATCTAACGACACTGGAAGTTAAGG GCCAAGTCACCATCGAATTCTACGTCGACAAAGAGACCAATTTCATCGTCTTCCAtagtaaaaatttgacaataaaTGAAAAG ATGATCCAGGACCGCAAGGGTCACCGCCTCAAGATTTCTCAACTATTAGAATACCCGAAACACCAACAGCTTTACTTAGAATTAGAGGAGAGTAAATTTCGCAAGAGAGGAAATTATACAGTGCACCTCAGGTTCACTTCCAAGCTCGGGAATGAGCTCGAAGGTTTCTATCTCAGCAGCTACGTTACGGCGGATGGGGATAAGAG GCATTTAGCAACGACGCACTTCGAGCCGACTTACGCAAGATCCGCATTCCCCTGTTTTGACGAGCCTCAATTCAAGGCAAAGTTCAAAATGTCCATATTTCGGGACAGGTTTCACATAGCTCTGTGCAACATGCCCGTCGTCAATACCGAGGACGCCGGATTTTACATGGGAACCGGGCTG CTCCGGGACGACTTCCAAGAGTCGGTCGAAATGTCGACGTACCTCGTCGCTTTCGTGGTCTGCGATTACAAACGGGTCACCGAGATGACCTCGAGAAACGTTTCCGTCAGCGTTTACGCACCGGAAGCGATGCTGCCGCAAGCCCAGTTCGCCGTTAAAACAGCGGCGAAAATAATGGACTATTTCGAGGCTTACTTCGGGATCCATTACCCGCTTCCTAAGCAGG ACCTGATAGCGATACCCGACTTCGCCGCGGGCGCGATGGAAAACTGGGGCCTGATAACCTACAGGGAAACTTCGATCCTCTACGACCCGGAAGAAACGTCGACCGCGGCTCACCAATGGGTCGCCATCGTCGTTGCCCACGAGTTGGCTCATCAGTGGTTCGGCAACTTGGTCACGATGAAGTGGTGGAACGATTTGTGGCTAAACGAGGGCGTCGCTAGCTTCCTCGAGCACAAGGGCGTCGACCACGTCGCTCCCGAATGGGGGATGATGAACCAATTCATCCTCGACAAGACCCAGTCCGCCCTTCACCTCGACGCCCTGGCCAGCAGCCACCCGATCAGCGTCCCGGTAAAAGACCCCTCGGAGATCGAGGCCATATTCGACACCATAAGCTACAACAAGGGGGCCGCGATTCTCTACATGCTGGAGGAGTTTCTCCTTGAGGAGGTCATGAAGAAGGGGCTCAACGACTACCTCAACACCCACAAATACGGGAACGCTGACACCAACGATTTGTGGGCCGTTTTCACCAAGCATGCGAATCACTCTTTCGATGTCAAG AGCATAATGGACACCTGGACCCAGCAAATGGGCTTTCCGCTGATAACGATCAGTCGCGAGGGCAACGCGATACTCGCTACTCAAAAACGACTGCTTCTATCACCTCGTGAGAACGACACCGATCTGTTGACGCCGAAATCGCCGTTCGACTACAAGTGGTACGTTCCGCTGAGCTATTACACGAACTTGCAGCCCCGAGTGACGACGAACGTTTGGATGAACCTGACAGACG TGTCCTTCGAAGTTCCTCCGGCGGTGGAATGGATCAAGGTTAACGTTAATCAGACAGGATTTTACCGGGTGAATTACTCCGAAGATATGTGGACCTCGATAATCACGACGCTTCACAACAACCACACCGTTTTCACACCCGCCGATCGAGCCAGCCTCATAGACGACGCTTTCACCCTCTGCAGGGCCGGGATTTTGAACGCGACTATCCCTCTGAAGCTCTCGCTCTACCTCTTGAACGAGCGCGACTTCGTCCCTTGGTCCACGGCCATCGAGCACTTGGAGTCCTGGTCCAAGATGATGAGCGAGACCGCTGGCTTCAAAAAGTACATCGCGTTCATGAAGACGTTGTTGGGACCCGTAACCGCGTACGTTGGTCTCAACGACACGGGATCCTATTCGACCAG GCTGCTTCGGAGCAACGTTCTTGAGGCAGCGTTAATCGCGAACATCGAGGGTGTGGTTAAGCCGGCAAAACTGTTGTTCAAGAACTGGATGGAAAAGGGTACTCGGATACCGCCGAATCTTCGAGACCTCGTTTACGCCgctg GGATAAAATACGGCGGGGAAAAGGATTGGAACTACTGCTGGAACATGTACAAGAAAACGCAGATTCCGAGCGAAAAGGTCATCCTTTTGAAGTCGCTCGGTCAGTCTATGGATCCGTGGATCCTGCAACGTTTCTTGCTCGCATCCCTTGACAGGGAGGAAATCAGGCCGCAGGATGTCGAACCCGTAATTGCCGTCGTCGCCCATAATCCGGAGGGCCAATTCCTCGCGTGGCGACATCTCAAAGCGTACTGGCCCAGATTTCAGACCATGTTCGGCAACGGCACCTTCACTCTCAGCGGATTCATTACAGTTGTTACTTCAACGTTCTGCACCGAGTACGATCTCCAGGAG GTTTCGGAGTATTTCAAAAAGGTTGAAGTGGGCAGCGGCCAGCGAGCCTTGGAACAGAGCTTGGAGACTATAAGATTGAATATTCACTGGGTGAAGGAAAACGCGGAGACCATCAATCAGTGGCTGcacaattatttgaaaatcgataaaaGCTAG